A window of Primulina tabacum isolate GXHZ01 chromosome 4, ASM2559414v2, whole genome shotgun sequence contains these coding sequences:
- the LOC142542866 gene encoding pentatricopeptide repeat-containing protein At5g46580, chloroplastic-like: MATKISTSPYHHSSAANHRQPPPFTTPSQLPNKKRFTVFCSSSKRAPPPPSALAQEQKNQSLVEQLLPLSTTLLSDNPNQTLLLSKPKSTWVNPTKPKPSVLSLHRHKRSAYSYNPQIKDLREFSKKLNECEESEFLAVVEGIPTAPSRENTLLVLNGLRPWQKSLLFFNWVKSQNLFPIETIFYNVTMKSLRFGRQFQHIEDLALEMIEKGIELDNITYSTIITCAKRCNIFDKAVEWFERMYKTGLMPDEVTYSAVLDVYAKLGKVEEVLSLYEKGRASGWTPDPIAFSVLGKMFGEAGDYDGIRYVLQEMKSLGVQPNLVVYNTLLQAMGKVGKPGLARSLFEEMVELGIAPNEKTLTALIKIYGRARWARDALELWELMKLKGWPVDFILYNTLLSMCADLGLVEEGERLFEDMKGSQRSKPDCWSYTAMLNIYGSGGNVDKAMVLFKEMSKAGVDLNVMGCTCLIQCLGRAKKIDDLVKVFKTSVDSGVKPDDRLCGCLLSVVSYCDGDDADKVLSCLELANPRLVALVRLMSNEKITNLDIIREEFKSILNSTLVEARRPFCNCLIDICRNRNLHVRAHELLYMGSVYGLYPGLHTKTEEEWRLNVRSLSVGAAHTAFEEWMGTLAKSIEHQETLPALFSANTGAGTHKFSQGLGSAFASHVEKLGVPFRESEEKAGFFFATREALVEWVQSKASSAAA; encoded by the coding sequence ATGGCCACAAAAATTTCTACATCACCTTACCACCACTCTTCTGCGGCCAACCACCGTCAACCTCCTCCCTTCACCACCCCTTCTCAACTTCCCAATAAGAAAAGATTCACAGTTTTCTGCAGCTCAAGCAAGAGAGCACCTCCGCCACCTTCCGCCTTAGCCCAAGAGCAAAAGAATCAATCTTTGGTGGAGCAGCTTTTGCCCTTATCCACCACACTTCTTTCTGATAATCCAAACCAAACCCTGCTTTTATCCAAGCCCAAATCCACTTGGGTTAACCCCACCAAGCCTAAGCCTTCTGTTCTTTCTCTCCATCGCCACAAACGCTCTGCTTATTCGTACAATCCACAGATCAAAGACTTGAGAGAATTTTCCAAGAAACTTAATGAATGTGAGGAATCTGAATTCTTGGCTGTTGTTGAGGGAATTCCAACTGCACCCAGTAGGGAAAATACGCTTTTAGTGCTGAATGGCTTGAGGCCATGGCAAAAGTCGCTTCTTTTCTTCAATTGGGTGAAATCCCAGAATTTGTTTCCCATTGAAACAATATTTTACAATGTTACTATGAAGTCTTTGAGGTTTGGCAGACAGTTTCAGCATATTGAGGATCTTGCACTTGAAATGATCGAGAAAGGAATTGAGCTTGATAACATTACCTATTCAACTATTATTACTTGTGCGAAAAGATGTAATATTTTCGACAAGGCAGTGGAATGGTTTGAGAGGATGTACAAGACGGGGCTGATGCCTGATGAAGTTACTTATTCTGCTGTTTTGGACGTGTATGCAAAATTGGGTAAGGTTGAGGAGGTGCTGAGTCTGTATGAGAAAGGAAGAGCTAGTGGGTGGACGCCTGATCCCATTGCTTTTTCTGTTCTTGGTAAGATGTTTGGCGAGGCAGGGGATTACGATGGGATTCGGTATGTTTTGCAGGAAATGAAGTCTCTTGGAGTGCAACCAAATTTGGTTGTGTACAACACATTGTTGCAGGCAATGGGTAAGGTTGGAAAGCCCGGCTTGGCTAGAAGCTTGTTTGAGGAAATGGTGGAATTGGGGATCGCCCCCAATGAGAAGACGTTGACTGCATTGATAAAGATTTATGGGAGGGCTAGGTGGGCTAGAGATGCATTGGAGCTTTGGGAACTAATGAAGTTGAAAGGATGGCCGGTCGATTTCATTTTGTACAATACATTGTTGAGTATGTGTGCGGATCTTGGGTTGGTAGAAGAGGGCGAGAGACTGTTTGAGGACATGAAAGGTTCCCAGAGAAGCAAGCCGGATTGTTGGAGCTACACAGCCATGCTTAATATTTATGGAAGTGGAGGAAACGTTGATAAGGCCATGGTTTTGTTCAAGGAAATGTCCAAGGCTGGTGTGGATCTCAATGTCATGGGGTGCACTTGTTTGATCCAATGCTTGGGACGTGCAAAGAAGATCGATGATTTGGTTAAGGTGTTCAAAACCTCAGTGGACTCAGGCGTAAAGCCAGATGATAGGTTGTGTGGGTGCTTGCTATCCGTTGTGTCATACTGCGATGGGGACGATGCCGACAAGGTCCTTTCTTGTTTAGAGCTAGCAAACCCGAGATTGGTTGCTTTAGTCAGGCTAATGTCAAATGAAAAGATCACTAACCTGGACATTATCAGAGAAGAGTTCAAAAGCATACTAAACAGCACGTTAGTCGAAGCTAGGAGACCATTCTGCAACTGTTTGATTGATATATGTCGAAACAGAAATCTCCATGTACGAGCACACGAGCTTTTGTATATGGGATCTGTGTATGGACTATATCCTGGTCTGCATACGAAAACCGAAGAAGAGTGGCGACTAAACGTTCGATCTCTCTCTGTTGGTGCAGCTCATACAGCATTCGAAGAATGGATGGGCACTCTGGCTAAAAGTATCGAACACCAAGAAACTTTACCCGCTTTATTCTCGGCCAACACAGGAGCTGGAACTCACAAGTTTTCTCAAGGTTTAGGGAGTGCCTTTGCTTCTCATGTGGAGAAACTTGGAGTCCCTTTTAGGGAAAGTGAGGAGAAAGCTGGTTTCTTTTTCGCGACTCGAGAAGCTTTGGTGGAATGGGTTCAATCGAAGGCTTCTTCTGCAGCAGCTTAA
- the LOC142542869 gene encoding CASP-like protein 4A4, giving the protein MSNATVSAYTSPQPQPPTPSPYSFSIASTRWSSRPPIQVINLVLRFLALVLAFGSALSLAAIFPRNSELKNQSSRFCNYPELRYCFSVNILSFLYTAYQLFKCICDIAHRGIFISDMVSDYISFIFDQLAGYLLISSSSVAVPAIQQMENGNSLRNAAVVSVSMSFVSFLIFVANACLSGYKLCKRITW; this is encoded by the exons ATGTCTAATGCTACAGTTTCAGCCTATACATCGCCACAGCCACAGCCACCAACACCGTCACCTTACTCATTCTCAATCGCTTCGACCAGATGGAGCTCCAGGCCTCCTATTCAGGTCATCAATCTGGTTCTTCGGTTTCTGGCACTCGTTTTGGCCTTCGGCTCTGCGCTCTCACTAGCAGCAATATTTCCGAGAAATTCCGAGCTCAAAAATCAATCCTCCAGATTCTGCAATTATCCTGAATTACG GTACTGCTTCAGTGTGAACATCCTTTCATTCCTTTACACAGCTTATCAGCTCTTCAAATGCATTTGTGATATTGCCCATAGAGGCATTTTCATCTCGGATATGGTATCTGACTACATCAGCTTCATTTTTGATCAA TTGGCAGGGTATCTCCTTATATCATCGTCTTCTGTAGCCGTACCAGCCATACAACAGATGGAAAATGGGAATTCACTTAGGAACGCAGCTGTGGTCTCTGTATCCATGTCTTTCGTTTCATTCTTAATTTTTGTAGCCAATGCATGCCTTTCAGGCTACAAACTTTGTAAGAGGATTACATGGTGA
- the LOC142541778 gene encoding uncharacterized protein LOC142541778: MVREEVGDKYLCILVDEARDISKREQMAIILSDTTSMNLKNEISNVLVHHDLHVKKIKGQGYDGASNMRGAWNGLQALFLKDCPYAYCVHFFAHRLQVTLVSAAKDVSVIWEFFSHLDNIVNIVTSSTKRIAELHTAQRNEIEYMLSIGERASGSGANQIGNLQRAGATRWSSHYDSVKSLIGMYTATCKVFEVLSDYSPNGRVKAEVRGIYRNMASFEFLFILHLMHKIMRTTDTLCQILQRKSQDILTAITFVTTTKTCLQEFRECGWNEFLQEVKVFCSRNEIDVPDLDCLYKIGRSCRKTTIEHHYHFDVFNAAIDFILMELNTRFNESSVELLSPSTALDPKNSFDSFNSDDICKLAKKFYPGDFTDQEIVALEYELIHYKLDVMQNLKVSTLVELCQQLTESGRSSVYVMLTRLIHLVLTLLVSTVTTERAFSAMKHVKTALRNKMEDDFLADCLTLCIERDLAKHIDPPPTFIPGSVPACTLQ; the protein is encoded by the exons ATGGTTcgtgaagaagttggagataaATACTTATGTATTCTTGTTGATGAAGCCCGAGATATATCTAAACGAGAGCAAATGGCCATTATATTGAG TGACACTACCtcaatgaatttgaaaaatGAGATATCAAATGTTCTTGTTCATCATGATCTCCATGTTAAGAAAATCAAAGGCCAAGGATATGATGGTGCTAGCAATATGCGTGGAGCGTGGAATGGACTTCAAGcattatttctcaaagattgtcCCTATGCATACTGTGTCCACTTTTTTGCACATCGTTTACAAGTGACACTGGTTTCTGCAGCTAAGGATGTTAGTGTTATTTGGGAATTCTTTTCTCATTTGGACAATATTGTTAATATTGTCACTTCTTCTACTAAGCGCATTGCTGAATTACATACTGCACAAAGAAATGAAATTGAGTATATGTTGTCAATTGGAGAACGTGCTTCCGGAAGTGGTGCAAACCAGATTGGTAATTTGCAACGAGCAGGAGCTACTCGTTGGAGTTCTCACTATGATTCGGTAAAAAGCTTGATAGGTATGTACACTGCAACTTGCAAAGTTTTTGAAGTTCTCAGTGATTATTCTCCAAATGGAAGAGTTAAGGCTGAAGTTCGGGGGATTTACAGAAACATGGCAAGCTTtgaatttttgtttattttgcacttaatgcataaaattatgagaacaaCAGATACTCTTTGTCaaattcttcaaagaaaatctcaaGACATTTTGACTGCTATCACATTTGTCACTACTACCAAAACTTGCCTTCAAGAATTTAGAGAATGTGGGTGGAATGAATTTCTTCAGGAAGTTAAAGTTTTTTGCTCAAGAAATGAAATTGATGTACCTGACCTTGATTGTCTATATAAGATTGGACGTTCCTGTCGGAAAACTACAATAGAACATCATTACcactttgatgtttttaatgcagCAATAGATTTCATTTTGATGGAGTTAAATACTCGGTTCAATGAGTCATCAGTGGAACTTCTTTCTCCTAGTACAGCTTTAGATCCTAAAAATTCATTTGACTCATTTAACAGTGATGATATTTGCAAGCTTGCGAAGAAGTTTTATCCTGGAGATTTCACAGATCAAGAAATTGTTGCTTTGGAGTATGAATTGATACATTATAAACTTGATGTGATGCAGAATTTAAAGGTTTCTACACTTGTTGAGTTGTGTCAGCAATTGACCGAGAGTGGACGGTCAAGTGTTTATGTTATGTTGACTAGATTGAttcatcttgttttgacattacTTGTGTCTACTGTCACTACTGAGCGGGCTTTTTCAGCAATGAAGCATGTGAAGACGGCACTTCGCAATAAAATGGAGGATGACTTTCTTGCCGATTGTTTGACACTCTGTATTGAACGAGATTTAGCTAAACATATTGAT CCCCCCCCAACTTTTATTCCTGGATCCGTCCCTGCTTGCACCCTCCAATAA